The genome window CTTCTGGCTCTTGCCTTGCCCCGGGCTAACCCTGGGCCCTTACCCCGGTTGGGGGTACCAGGCTCTTGGCAGCTCCTCTCTCCCAGAGCTTTGggcgggtggggtgggcgggggtgggctGTGGTTTCCTGTGTTGGCTGTTTGTGCCTGGCCCAGAGTGCCCGCCGCCTGCCTGGGCTTCCTGCCCTGTCTTGTTTCCttgtgccccccaccctcccttccccctccgcCCTGAGGGAGGGGGCAGCCAGGGACTGGGCAGCAGCCTTTGGGGGCACCCCACTGCCAAGGCATGACTGCGTCCCAAGGTCTGGCCACCTTGGCACTGGCTGAGGGAGCCAAGAGAGGTGACTTCAAGCTTGTCTAGGCAATGCCACTTGTCTTACAGACTCCAGAAGGGAGAGTGGGCACCAGAATGGGCAgaacacccccttctccccagaaGCACCTTGTTCAGAGACCCCAACTAAAGTAGTCTGGGACTAGGAGTTCCCACAGAACTGCAGGACTGGGGTTGCCTGGCAACACTCTGGGGCTGCAGGTGGGGCAAGGTGGTTTGTCAACCAGACAAAAATGATTGATTTGCATGGTCTCCTTTGGCaagaggtggggttgggggaagtggggagagctGCCAGGAGCCAGGGTGAGGGGAAGGCCTCCGAGGACCCACACAGAGGGTCCCAGAGCAATACCTTGGTCCTCGAGCAGATTTCCTGCTGGGCTGTGAATCCTTGACCTCCCCTCTTGGGCTGAGTCACCACCTCAGGAAGAGGAAGTGACCTGGGTGGTAGAGGAGAGCTTCTAGGGACCAAGGAGTCCAGAAACCCAGGGGAAAAGGGACCCAGCCCTTGTCTTGGGAGCTGCATCTCCTTGAGCCCAGGGACAATAATTCCACCCCCATGGCTCACGGAGGGCCTGAGCAGCCCATTTCTTCTCTATAGAGGAGTCTGCCCACCATGCTGGGGAGCATGAAGCCTccaaaccattttctttttcttttagaagattttatttatttatttgacagagagagatcacaagtaagcagagaggcaggcagagagaaagaggaggaagcaggctcctgccgagcagagagcctgatgcgggacttgaacccaggaccctgagatcatgacctgagctgaaggcagcggcttaacccactgagccacccaggtgcccctccaaaccattttcttgtttcctctcttgGGTGGTTTTGAGCTAGGCAATGAGGCCAGTGGGCCAGTTGGAGAACCAAGCAGGGGGTCCCAGCGCTGGGGCAGCTGAAAATAGTCAGGTTGCCACTGGTGTGTGAATGCCCATTATACCTGTGCTGGTTCTGTGTTGAGCCTCCATTGAAGGCATCCGTGGAAGCCTTCCTgatctccctccccccacctgggTCAGGTTCACCGGCTCCCCCTAACGCCCTAGGGAAGGCCATGGGGAAGCAGCTGACCTCAGGCTCTTTGTCTCAACAGCCTCCTGGTTTGTGCCCCTGGCCCTTTGCTCCTGCTTGTGAGCACAAGTCACCACTCCAGTGTCCCATGCCTTTCCTTTCCCTCATCCCAGGCGCTCCTGCTCCTGTGCGGGAGGCCCCCTTCACTCCCAGCACCCACCAGGAGTTAGCCACCCCCCATCCCTAGGCCCTCCAGGTGTCTTGGGGGGAGCTGAGGGTGTAGAGGTGGAATGGTCTTTGGGAGCCCCTGCAAACTCCTGAGGGGTAGGGGGGAGGTGTGAGATGGGAAAGTCCTGACTCATCTGTGCTTGACTCAGCTCGCCCTGCGGTGGGGTGGGAGCGAGGGGGTGGAGTTGGAGAGGGGAGGGCCACTCCAAGATCCTTCTGAGGACTGACTGGGGACACCGGAGAGAACTAATTTTCTAACAGCCCCTTCCCAAAATATTCCAAGTCCCAACATTTGAAGCTGTAAACACAGGAGGTAGTGCGGGCCTAGAAGCCCACCTTTCTGGTACCGGCTCTGATGAGGAGTCTTGACTtcaagggaggggggaggagacactgaagttggggtgggggaagccccAGGAATGGGCTCTTGGAGCTGCCACATACTGGTCACATGACCCAGGGGCACACAGATTCCTTTTGGCAcacctcagtttctttctggtgaaatggggataataatactgTCTCTTTAGGTGATAGGTAGTTTTGAGGACTTTGGTGGTGAAGGTGCGAGCTTGACTGAGAAGCGTCAGGCCACAGGCCCCGTCCCTAAGCCCAGGTCCCTCTCCAGCCCTCCTCTTAACTGCTTCTGCTCTAACCTGTTGCAGGAGATTGGGGCTGGCGGAGGGAGGTTTCCCAGCCGGCCCTGGACTTTGGAACCGTCCCCTGAGGAGCCTCTCTTCCCGGAGGGAGACCTAGAAAAGGGAAGGCCAATACGCCTGGGGTTAATTTAGGGTTAGACTCCCACACGGttaggggtgggtgggggcctcGCCTCCGCGTCCAGCCCAGCCTCCAGCAGCCCCGCTGGGAGCGGCGAGAGTGCGCACCGGTGTCACGCTGGGCGGATCACGAGGGCGAGGCTGGGCCCAagtctccccccctcccccacctcgaTCGGTGGGGCGGGGGAGCGCAGGGTAGGGGGCGGTTGGGTGAGGCTTCTGTGTTTGCGTGAGTCTGTTGGTGTATCTATGGCCTCGCGTGTTTGTGTGTACGCGCGCGTGTGTTCCTTTGTCACTACCAGGCTCAACTTTCTCTGGTTCCCTTGGGGCCGGGTCTCAGTCTTTTCATCCGTTCCCTGAGTCGGCGCGCTCCCTCTCTGCCGTCGGGCAGCTTGGGCGGCTGCGGGTGCCCCAGGCTGATTCCGTGCTCCTGCTTGGGCCAGCGCCTCCCTCGCCCTCCAGCACACCTCCGCGGGTCGGCGTGGGCGCGCCTCTAGTTTCCTGGGCTCCGTGCGTGTCTTTGTCTCCCCGTCCACGTGTgagctgtgagtgtgtgtgagtcaGAGTTCGGGTGCTTGCGGGTCTCGGCGCCCCTGCCAGGCGGCGCCCAGGGCTAGGCCGAACCCCggcccgcagccgccgccgccgccgccccgcccagCCCCTGGCCGCACTTGGCCGGGTGTCTGTCCGTGCGGCGCGTGCGGGGCCCGGCGAGGCACGCTGCAGTCCTGTCCGTCTCCCGCTccctcgctcgctcgctcgctcgctcgctcgctggCTCCCTCGCTCGCTCTGCCTCTCGCTCGGGCTCTGTCgaagggggcggggtggggtgcaggggcgggggggaggaggggaggctccTGCATTCTTGCGGTCGGGGAGGAATCTGAGCCAGCGTTACTGGTCTCCAGAAGAGCCCAGCTGCAGCCCCGGGGCCCCGCCAGGCCTCTCGCTGCCCGCCCGGGCCTGCTGGAATGGGCACGGGCTAGGCCTcgagctgggggcggggcggggcattGCCCCTACCCAGGCCGCCTCGATGCCGGGGGGCGCCCTGGGGGCGGGGCGAGAGGAGTACCCCATCCGGGGTGAAGGACGTGCCTGGGAGCGGGAGTCCCCCAAGGGGCCAGAGCAGACCTCACGGCCGCCTCACGCGGGCGCCTTTGCAACCTATCCTTTTAGtgacttctgcctctgcctcccggGGAAAGGGGGGCCCTGCTAGAGACTGCAAGCTCCCTGAGGGTCAGGTGCGGGAGGGATGGGGATACAATCGGCCTCTAGGATAGAGACCCCACCTAGTAGTCCTCCCTTTCCATTCCCACCTTACCCTGTCTAGTTCCCTAGTCCTAGGGCTGTTGggtcctcccttctcccctcccctcctacACCCCCTCCCCAAGTCACAAGTTTTCTCTTTGGGGCTTGTTGCTGCAGTCCGTGCTCCAGTACCGAGTACCTGGCTGGGCCCTGGGCACGCACAGGGGCCGTAGCCCCACTGTGTGTGGGAGCCATGAGGATCCTGGCTAACAAGACAAGGTGTGTGGGTGTCGTGGAGGgcgggaagtgtgtgtgtgtggagtgcGGGGAAGGGAAGGGCCCAGTGATCATGGGGCTGAGATGTGCTGGCTTGGACAGTGAGCCCTATGGCCACTTGGCTTCTAAGGCCACCGGTGGGCTAAAGGGGGGTCAGAATGGGATGGCCTGCCCAGAGGCAGGAGCCCACAGCCTTCATGTCTGGTCCCAGGGGACAGAGGGCAGTGGCAATCAACTAGGCCTGCTGTTCTAGTCCCTCTCAGCCCTTGCCTCCTAAAAAACGCTTTGAGCAGACCCCGGCCCACCCCACTGTCGGGTGCAGTGGCACCCTCTGGCCTCAAGTCTAGCTGGGGGTggaagctggagggaggggcggtgcctgcctccctccccttccccaggagaAGCCGGCAGACAGGGCCAGGCGGCAGCAGCAGGACAGCAGAGCTGAAATAAATCTGAGCTGGTGTGGAATGAGGGGGGATAAATATCCTCTCCCGTGATGTGATCTTTCCAGCAGCTATTAATAGGTCtccggggagggggaggcggtggggggagCGGGCTGGAGCTTAAAGGGCCCGCAGCCTGGCTGCAGGAATCCTTGGCTTCCAGCTTCGCTCCAGTCTGCTCTGCACAccgtgcccctcccccttccctcctgctcctgcctgcctgcctgccagcCCTGCTGGTAGACCCCCTTCAGGCTTTCCTGTCCTGCTCTGAGGAGCTGTCTGGACCAGTGGGTACCACTCTGCAGTGTGCTTGTCCCCACGTCCCCAGGGGACTAGGGCTGAGGCATGAGCAgtgaccctggggtcctgtgCCCCTTACCTGCTGGTGTGGAGCACATCAAAGTTGAGGATTAGGACCTTGGAAGGAGTCTGGAGAGAGCAAACCCTGAAAGAGATGTTCAGGTGTTGGTCAGGTGCTAGTTGGGGGGAGTTGCTGGGAGGCTTGCTGTCCGAtggatgttgggggtgggggtggattcTGCCTCCCCAGGCCCTGGTTTGTACTTGAATTGTGGGGTCTGAGAGGTGGAGAGGATTGCCCTATCTTCACTCCCCAAGGTGGAGAAAGGCATCAGCCCTTGTCTGAGGGACCACAGGAGGAGATAGGGAATAGCTGGTGGTCTTAACACGCTCCTTGGCCCCCACGCCCATTACCATTAAGTGAGGCAGGATGGGGACGGTTAAAATGCAGGCATGCTAGGCCCCTAGCAAGATTAACCTTTCGTGTTTCTCCCACCTTGTCCCAGGTTACCCCACCCCAGGAGGAGAGAAGCTCCAGGGAGCCCGCCGCTGTCCCCGCGCGGCcactgccccccagccccagccaagcCAATGCACCCAGAAAATAAGTTGACCAATCATGGCAAGACAGGGAATGGAGGGGCCCAATCCCAGCACCAGAATGTGAACCAAGGACCCACCTGCAACCTGGGCCCGAAgggcgtgggggcggggagccATGGGGCCAAGGCCAACCAGATCTCACCCAGCAACTCAAGTCTGAAGAACCCCCAAGCAGGGGTGCCCCCTTTCAGCTCACTCAAGGGCAAGGTGAAGAGGGAGCGGAGCGTGTCTGTGGACTCTGGAGAGCAGCGAGAGGCTGGGACCCCATCCCTGGATTCAGAGGCCAAAGGTACCCCATTTCCTGATTCCTAAGACCCCAGTATGTTCCAGTCCAAGGCCCACGCTTGCTGCCCCCTTTGTCTAATCCTTTTCCCTTGCTTCTCTCCAGCATTTATGTGGGGTCACCTTTCTCTTACCCCCGTTATACCCACTGGCTTGGCCATTCTCTCAGGAGCAGGGGTGGCCAGGGTGGGGCCTTGTTATCTTCAGGTGCCACCCATGGAGGGGCCACACAGCGTGATGGTCAGCCTCATTCCTctctggagggggagagggaggtgctCTGGGGTGAGGAGCAGACCCACACACCTCCTAAGGAACCTCCTGGTATCCCATCTGGTGGGAGTCTTTGAGCAGGCTCTGGGGCCTGCAAGGGTAGCAGtggctctcccctccctcaccacccccccagcCCTAATTAGAACCAGTTGTGGTTGGGGATTATGCCGTGCTTGGtgctgggtgggggaagggagacaggcagcggggctggagagagaaatcagaaacaaatggTGTGGTGGGGGCCAAGGGCTGGCAAAGTGCCCACCATGGCCTGGGCAGTGCCCTCTTAGGGTGGGACATCTGGGAGAATGGGCCCATGGAGACCCTGGCTGTGGGAGGACGGGGCCTCTGGGCACTTGGTTTGACCCCTGCCCGCCTTGTCCTGCCTGGGCAGAGGTGGCACCCCGGAGTAAGCGGCGGTGTGTGCTGGAGCGGAAGCAGCCATACAGCGGGGACGAATGGTGCTCAGGACCCGACAGCGAGGAGGACGACAAGCCCATTGGGGCCACCCACAGTGAGTGCCCATTGCTGCCAGGATCTTGTGGCCCATGGTGCCCCAGGGACATGTCTGCCCTGAGGGagcctccctctcctcacctTCAAAGGCCTGAGTCTGAGATAGAGCAAGGGCCAGAACCCAGACTACTTCTTTCCCGTCTCACCTGTCACTCGGTCCCTCCCTACGCTGTGACAGCTTAGCCCCTGCCTTCCAGGTGCTCAGTAAGCCCCTCTTCCTAGGGACAGAGGTGGAGTGGGGTAGCCCCTCCTGGCCCTaccacctccacctcctcccatgAATTCTTGGCCTCTGCTGCCACCTACTGGTCAATAGAGGGAGGGTGGCGAGCGTCCTGCATTGCTGGGAGCCAGACAGTTGGTTCAGAAGTCTGGCTGAGCCTGGGTGGGAGCTgaccttggctctgtctctggcTCCCATCCCCAGCCTCTGACTGACGGCTGGCAAATGCCTAGCGTGCATCACCAGGACgaggtgtgggtgtgggtggatGCCAAcccttctcattcttttattGACCAGTGTGTATTTGGGCCTTGCTCAAATAATGGGGAGAACCGGACACTCTTCCACTCTTGGGAAGCCCGCACACATTTATTGGGTGATCTCCCTCAAAGCTGACATCTCTTTGAGGGGAGAAACAACTTAATGCCGGTGAACTAGCCAGAGAATGTTAAATTGTGACCTGCTGGGTGGGCTGGGACCCTagaaagtaggaaggaaaaaatgttctGGCTCCTTTGCTACTTTGTTTAATCCTTCCAATAGCCCTGGGAAGTAGGTGTGGTTACGGTTAAGATGCCTgttgcttggtcacaggccaagCAGATGTTTTTGGAAGGAGTGGACCATGTCTGTGGAGGTGGGGTGTACAGGCTGGAACTTTAAAGGTCCTCTGGTCCCAGGTGCCACCCCAGGGGACTGGCCGTCCATGAGCCCCTCTGAACCCATCAGGGACAGATGGGGGTGGTCACTGCCTCCTGGGACCCACAGCCCCCATCAGCTCGCTTTTATAACTTTAGACTGCCAGGATGTAGAAACATTGGAAGAAACAGGGAAATACGGAGAAGGTGCTACCATCCCGTCCCCAGCACTAAGGCAACCACTGATACTATTTTATTTGTAGTTGCCAAGATGTTCTCAGAGAGTTCTTATCTTGGGGGCAGCCGATGTAGCGGCTAATAGCACAGACGCTGCAGTCACACAACTTTGGTTGGTATCTTGGATCTCCCATTTATTATTTGTGTGAGTTTGGGAAAGggtcccagtttcctcatctataggAATGGATTTCTTCACAGGATTGGTGTGAGGAGTAAATAACTTGCTACATGTGACACTTACAACACTTCTcgttttcattattgttattgtACTAGAAAGTTCCTTATTGGAATaaagcctgcctccctcctatAACTTGTACCTGGGAGTCCTAGCTCTGTGTACAGAATATTATGCACCTTTCTATTCCCAGGACAGCCCTCACACACTGAGGCCAGCTCTcaggccccccagcccccaagctTTTGTCTCTGTTATTCTGTGCAGAATTTGTTTATCTTGGCATGGGAGTGGGTCCACTGACTTACCTAGTCTCGTTAATGACCACGCATAGATCTTTTTGGGGCTTGGACTTCGGTCTACTTTGTGACCATGGGACAGACATCATTTGGTGCTCAGGTGGTCAGTCTACGCCGGGAGGGCACCCACTATGCCAGTCTTTTCTAACTCTGTTTTCTAagtgattgttgttgttgttgttgttgttggcgaCATATTTCTGAAGTTGCtgtaaaaatagatttctttGACATGTCCCGCTGTGCAGAGCAGGGAGTtagtgttcccattttatagatgaagcaaCAGAGGTTTAAAGGGATGAGCTGTCTTGTTCCTAAGGGCACAGAGTCCGTTAGTGGTGAGCTAGAATGCAAAACCAGTTATCATTTGACTCATCAATCTGTGCAGTCTCTTGGCCTTCTCGCCTCACCTGGTCAGAGCATTTGCAGgtgcacacacccacccacacacacacccgtaGTCTGTGGGCTCAGAACAGGCCTTTGGAGTCCCAGCCCAGGTTCAGATCCCGGTTTGGCACTGATGGGCTGTGTCATGTCGGGTGAGTTAATGTCATTCCTCCAGAgttgtttcctcctctgtaaagcaGAGTGTAGGACACCTGCCTTCCAGGGATGTTGTGGTCAGAGGGAATCACATCTGTAAGTGTCCTTTGGGATGCCACGCACAGGGGAGCCTGttccatttcccctccccctcatCTCCATATGGTCCCCATGATTTCTGTCCTGGTTGAAGATGTCTAGGGCAAGTAAGCGTGGACACCAGGCACGTACCACCGGAGTGTGGCAACAGATCACCTAGCTGGCCTGAGCTGAAAAGCAGTGAGCCTGCCTGGGATGGGATGGGGGGCAGCGCCAGCGGGCTCTCCTTTCTGAGTCGAGGCTGCTTACCcggcttctctcctctctcctgcagACTGTAATGTAGCAGACCCAGCCATGACGGCCCCACAGCTGGGTCCCGGCCAAGCCGCCCAACTTCCCCTCAGTGACAGCAGCGCCCCAGGACCCCCACATGGGCCGCCGCCTGGCCTCCGGCCAGAcgcccctgggggtgggggtgggggtgttcctGGCAAGCCTCCCTCACAGTACGTGTACGTCTTCACCACCCACCTGGCCAACACGTAAGTGCCTCGGGGCAGGCCCAGCCTGCTCTGTGCCCCCTCAGCCTGCAGTCCTGAGTGTCGGCCTGCAGggagccagggctgggctgggctaggtgggggaagggcaagaGCTCCCCCCTACCCTCCCGCCAGCCCACCTGCCTCCCTGACCGATTTGTGCCTGACCCTTCTGTGCAGGGCCGCCGAGGCCGTACTGCAGGGCCGGGCTGACTCCATCCTTGCCTACCACCAGCAGAACGTGCCCCGGGCCAAGCTGGACCAGGTGAGTGGGGCGCCTCTGAGAATAGTGGGATTGGTTGGTGCCTCCCCTTGCCTGGCTCATGCTCCGCCTCTGTCCTCCCACAGGCCCCGAAAGTGCCACCTACCCCAGAGCCGCTACCCTTAAGCACGCCATCTGCGGGCACCCCGCAGTCCCAGGCCCCTCCGCTGCCACCGCCGCCCCCATCAGCCCCCAGCAGCGCTCCACCCACTCTGCCTTCAGATGGGCCACCTGAAGATGCCAGTCAGGACCTGACACCCAACTCCGTGGGAGCAGCCAGCACGGGCGGTGGCGCCGGGGGCACCCACCCTAACACCCCCACAGCTGCCACCGCCAGCAATCCGCTGCCTCCGGGAGGAGACCCCGGTGGtgcccctggccctgccctgctcGCGGAGGCTGCCCCCACAGGAAACGGGCAACGGAGCCTGGTGGGCTCTGAGGGCCTGTCCAAGGAGCAGCTGGAGCACCGGGAGCGTTCCCTCCAGACACTGCGGGACATTGAGAGGCTGTTGCTCCGCAGTGGGGAGACGGAGCCCTTCCTCAAGGGACCCCCAGGAGGAGCCGGCGAGGGGGGACCACCAGCACaagcccctcctgcctcccagcagccccccaCGGCCCCTCCCAGTGGGCTGAAAAAGTATGAGGAGCCCTTGCAGTCTATGATTTCACAGACGCAGAGCCTGGGGGGACCCCCGCTGGAGCATGAGGTGCCTGGGCACCCCCCAGGCGGGGACATGGGGCAGCAGATGAACATGATGATGCAGAGGCTGGGCCAGGACAGCCTGACACCAGAGCAGGTGGCCTGGCGCAAGCTGCAGGAAGAGTACTACGAGGAGAAGCGGCGGAAGGAAGAGCAGATAGGGCTGCATGGGGGCCGCCCCCTGCAAGACATGATGGGCATGGGGGGCATGATGGTGAGGGGGCCACCGCCTCCCTACCACAGCAAGCCTGGGGATCAATGGCCCCCCGGCATGGGTGCACCGCTGCGGGGCCCCATGGATGTCCAGGATCCCATGCAGCTCCGGGGCGGACCTCCCTTTCCCGGCCCCCGTTTCCCAGGCAACCAGATGCAACGGGTGCCTGGTTTTGGAGGCATGCAGGGGATGCCCATGGAGGTGCCCATGAATGCTATGCAGAGGCCTGTGAGGCCAGGTATGGGCTGGACCGAAGACTTGCCCCCCATGGGGGGGGCCAAGTAATTTTGCCCAGAATGCCGTGCCCTACCCTGGCGGGCAGGGTGAAGCAGAGCGATTCATGACCCCCCGAGTCCGGGAGGAGCTGCTGCGGCACCAGCTGCTGGAGAAGCGGTCGATGGGCATGCAGCGCCCCCTGGGCATGGCGGGCGGTGCCATGGGGCAGGGCATGGAGATGGAGCGGATGATGCAGGCACACCGGCAGATGGAGCCGGCCATGTTTCCTGGGCAGATGGCTGGTGGCGAGGGCCTGGCAGGCACCCCCATGGGCATGGAGTTCGGCGGAGGCCGGGGCCTCCTGAGTCCCCCCATGGGGCAGTCTGGGCTGAGAGAGGTGGACCCTCCCATGGGGCCGGGCAACCTCAACATGAACATGAATgtgaacatgaacatgaacatgaacTTGAATGTCCAGATGACCCCACAGCAGCAGATGCTGATGTCACAGAAGATGCGGGGCCCCGGGGACATGATGGGGCCGCAGGGCCTCAGTCCTGAGGAGATGGCCCGGGTGCGGGCCCAGAACAGCAGCGGTGGCATGATGGGTGGCCCACAGAAGATGCTTATGCCCTCGCAGTTCCCCAACCAGGGCCAGCAGGGATTCTCTGGGGGCCAGGGGCCCTTCCAAGCCATGCCCCAGGACATGGGCAATACCCAAGACATGTTCAGTCCCGACCAGAGCTCAATGCCCATGGGTAACGTGGGTACCACCCGGCTCAGCCAcatgccccttccccctgcatcCAATCCTCCCGGGTCCGTGCATTCAGCCCCCAACCGGGGGCTGGGCAGACGGCCTTCAGACCTCACCATCAGTATTAATCAGATGGGCTCGCCCGGCATGGGGCACCTGAAGTCGCCCACCCTGAGCCAGGTGCACTCGCCCCTGGTCACCTCGCCCTCCGCCAACCTCAAGTCACCCCAGACCCCCTCACAGATGGTGCCCTTGCCTTCGGCTAACCCGCCGGGACCTCTCAAGTCGCCACAGGTCCTCAGCTCCTCCCTCAGTGTCCGTTCGCCCACTGGCTCGCCCAGCAGGCTCAAGTCTCCTTCCGTGGCGGTGCCTTCTCCCGGCTGGGTCGCCTCACCCAAGACAGCCATGCCCAGCCCTGGGGTCCCCCAGAACAAGCAGCCGCCTCTCAACATGAACTCTTCCACCACCCTGGGCAGCATGGAACAGGGTGAGTCAGCTGAGCCAGGCCGTGGGGTCCGGGGGGTAGGGGAGTGGGGACGCGACTCTGGCACTGGGGACCTGGGAGGGGAACGGTGTGGTGTGTTCTTACTGGGGCAGGTGAGCACGCAAAGGCATCTGTGCGGGGCGCAGAGGCGGACACTGCTTGAGGGACACATGTCAGCAGCTGAGTGTGAGCTTCCACAAGGAGTGCCATGGGGCTCTGCCAGGCATTTGGAGGGGTTTGCTCTTGGGCTGTCTGCACTGTCTGGGGGCCCCGAGGCTGCAGGAGCTGCCCGAAGCAATGGGGCAATGGTGGCAATGGTGGGCAATGGTGATAATGGGTTGAGCAGAACACTGGAGTAGAGGTGTGCCTGGTGGAGTCAGGAGATTTGGGGGCTGGCCTCTTCCTAGCCTACTATGTATGTGAACCACCAAACTCGTCTTCCCCTCCCTGGTTACCCgctgctctttctgtctccctgcttctgtAGGTGCCCTCCCGCCTAGTGGCCCCCGGAGCAGCTCCTCAGCGCCTCCCGCCAACCCTCCCAGCAGCCTCATGAACCCCAGCCTGCCATTCACTTCCTCCCCAGACCCCACGCCTTCCCAGAACCCCCTGTCACTGATGATGTCCCAGATGTCCAAGTACGCCATGCCCAGCTCCACCCCGCTCTACCACAACGCCATCAAGACCATCGCCACCTCCGATGATGAGCTGCTGCCTGACCGACCCCTGCTCCCGCCTCCGCCACCTCCGCAGGGCTCTGGGCCAGGTGCGAGGCCAGAAGGGGGTGCGGGGAGAAGAGGACCTGGGGGTGGGCCCCGGGTGTGGGAAGAGCTGCCACGGCCAGCTGTTGCCCCTGTGGTTATGCTGGCTCTCCTGTGCTCCCAGCGGGCCCTGGGAGTGGGAGGGTGATGTCCCAGGTCAGGTTTCCTCTTGACATGGAGTAAAACCAAGCCCAGGGCAGCGGAGTATCGTTTCCGACATCTGGTGAGTGACATTGTCTGTGGCAGACTGGACCAGAACTCGGGTCTCTTGGCTTCTAAACTGCATGCCTGAAGTCTGTGTCCCTGTGGCCAGCACAGGCCCATGGTAGAGGCCCTCACCTCTGTTGGCATGagcctggctggggtgggggagggtaagAACTGAGTTCTGCAGCCTTCCCCAGCATGGCGCACACAGCTCCTgaccccttttcctctctctcgcCACAGGGATCAGCAATAACCAGCCCAACCCGATGCACCTGAACTCCGCTGCTGCCCAGAGCCCAATGGGCATGAACCTGCCAGGCCAGCAGCCCCTGTCCCATGAACCCCCGCCTACTATGTTGCCCTCCCCTACCCCTTTGGGGTCCAACATTCCACTGCACCCCAATGCGCAGGGGACAGGAGGGCCCCCTCAAAACTCGATGATGCTGCCTCCAGGGGGCCCAGACTCCCTGAATGCCCCCTGTGGCCCAGTGCCCAGCTCCTCCCAGATGATGCCCTTCCCCCCTCGGCTGCAGCAGCCCCATGGTGCCATGGCCCCCAgcggaggtgggggcggggggcccgGCCTGCAGCAGCACTACCCTTCCAGCATGCCTCTGCCCCCAGAGGACCTGCCTAGCCAGCCGCCGGGCCCCATACCCCCTCAACAGCACCTGATGGGCAAAGGCATGGCTGGGCGCATGGGTGACGCCTACCCCCCGGGCGTGCTCCCTGGGGTGGCGTCAGTGCTGAGCGACCCCGAGCTGAGTGAGGTGATCCGGCCCACCCCGACGGGGATCCCTGAATTCGACTTATCGAGGATCATCCCCTCTGAGAAGCCAAGCAGCACCCTCCAATACTTTCCCAAGAGTGAGAACCAGCCCCCCAAGGCCCAGCCCCCCAATCTGCATCTCATGAACCTGCAGAACATGATGGCGGAGCAGACCCCCTCACGG of Mustela nigripes isolate SB6536 chromosome 1, MUSNIG.SB6536, whole genome shotgun sequence contains these proteins:
- the BCL9L gene encoding LOW QUALITY PROTEIN: B-cell CLL/lymphoma 9-like protein (The sequence of the model RefSeq protein was modified relative to this genomic sequence to represent the inferred CDS: deleted 1 base in 1 codon) is translated as MRILANKTRLPHPRRREAPGSPPLSPRGHCPPAPAKPMHPENKLTNHGKTGNGGAQSQHQNVNQGPTCNLGPKGVGAGSHGAKANQISPSNSSLKNPQAGVPPFSSLKGKVKRERSVSVDSGEQREAGTPSLDSEAKEVAPRSKRRCVLERKQPYSGDEWCSGPDSEEDDKPIGATHNCNVADPAMTAPQLGPGQAAQLPLSDSSAPGPPHGPPPGLRPDAPGGGGGGVPGKPPSQYVYVFTTHLANTAAEAVLQGRADSILAYHQQNVPRAKLDQAPKVPPTPEPLPLSTPSAGTPQSQAPPLPPPPPSAPSSAPPTLPSDGPPEDASQDLTPNSVGAASTGGGAGGTHPNTPTAATASNPLPPGGDPGGAPGPALLAEAAPTGNGQRSLVGSEGLSKEQLEHRERSLQTLRDIERLLLRSGETEPFLKGPPGGAGEGGPPAQAPPASQQPPTAPPSGLKKYEEPLQSMISQTQSLGGPPLEHEVPGHPPGGDMGQQMNMMMQRLGQDSLTPEQVAWRKLQEEYYEEKRRKEEQIGLHGGRPLQDMMGMGGMMVRGPPPPYHSKPGDQWPPGMGAPLRGPMDVQDPMQLRGGPPFPGPRFPGNQMQRVPGFGGMQGMPMEVPMNAMQRPVRPGMGWTEDLPPMGGPSNFAQNAVPYPGGQGEAERFMTPRVREELLRHQLLEKRSMGMQRPLGMAGGAMGQGMEMERMMQAHRQMEPAMFPGQMAGGEGLAGTPMGMEFGGGRGLLSPPMGQSGLREVDPPMGPGNLNMNMNVNMNMNMNLNVQMTPQQQMLMSQKMRGPGDMMGPQGLSPEEMARVRAQNSSGGMMGGPQKMLMPSQFPNQGQQGFSGGQGPFQAMPQDMGNTQDMFSPDQSSMPMGNVGTTRLSHMPLPPASNPPGSVHSAPNRGLGRRPSDLTISINQMGSPGMGHLKSPTLSQVHSPLVTSPSANLKSPQTPSQMVPLPSANPPGPLKSPQVLSSSLSVRSPTGSPSRLKSPSVAVPSPGWVASPKTAMPSPGVPQNKQPPLNMNSSTTLGSMEQGALPPSGPRSSSSAPPANPPSSLMNPSLPFTSSPDPTPSQNPLSLMMSQMSKYAMPSSTPLYHNAIKTIATSDDELLPDRPLLPPPPPPQGSGPGISNNQPNPMHLNSAAAQSPMGMNLPGQQPLSHEPPPTMLPSPTPLGSNIPLHPNAQGTGGPPQNSMMLPPGGPDSLNAPCGPVPSSSQMMPFPPRLQQPHGAMAPSGGGGGGPGLQQHYPSSMPLPPEDLPSQPPGPIPPQQHLMGKGMAGRMGDAYPPGVLPGVASVLSDPELSEVIRPTPTGIPEFDLSRIIPSEKPSSTLQYFPKSENQPPKAQPPNLHLMNLQNMMAEQTPSRPPNLPGQQGVQRGLNMSMCHPGQMSLLGRTGVPPQQGVVPHGLHQGVMSPPQGLMTQQNFMLMKQRGVGGEVYSQPPHMLSPQGSLMGPPPQQNLMVSHPLRQRSVSLDSQMGYLPAPGSMANLPF